One genomic region from Anabaena sp. PCC 7108 encodes:
- a CDS encoding acyltransferase translates to MTTQNQTQKNRFHWIDRTKGLAILGIILFHFFQNYPERNQIITILDRNAARVGYAAVDIFFLMAGFNTSYALVSRSIKAGSDELSVKWKSWLVSRLIRLYPSYWLAVTSTCLLYYFFGRFKITSTPNFILSVLGLAGVHTQAINPGFWFFTVIIQAYLITPLIFIICKNHRQEILWLGIIVATLTKIVAFYFLSENNIPTYLFFLQNNFLGSYIFQFFLGLYWGYIYAEHHGFRKIDFLIATIVFSLGLILYGFFLLRHINIIYMLGFDMLFTPFFFLGIKAILLKLEKIVSFQWILSSLSILGIYSYQIYLIHQPLYFVLLPKLQKIIHLNSYLTIFVSLFIALGLLTIYVLIFTKLEKIVIEKLASVYK, encoded by the coding sequence ATGACTACTCAAAATCAAACACAAAAAAATAGATTTCATTGGATTGATAGGACAAAAGGATTAGCAATATTAGGAATTATTTTATTTCACTTTTTTCAAAATTATCCAGAACGTAATCAAATAATTACTATTTTAGATAGAAATGCAGCTAGAGTAGGATATGCTGCCGTCGATATATTTTTTTTAATGGCGGGTTTCAATACCAGTTATGCTTTAGTATCTCGGTCAATTAAAGCCGGGAGTGATGAACTCAGCGTCAAATGGAAATCATGGTTGGTAAGTAGATTAATAAGACTTTATCCTTCTTATTGGTTAGCTGTGACATCAACTTGTTTACTTTATTATTTTTTCGGTAGATTTAAAATCACCTCAACGCCAAACTTTATCTTATCAGTTCTAGGTTTAGCAGGTGTTCATACACAGGCAATTAATCCAGGCTTTTGGTTTTTCACTGTAATTATCCAAGCTTATCTAATCACCCCTTTAATATTTATTATTTGCAAGAACCACCGCCAAGAAATTTTATGGCTTGGCATTATTGTCGCTACTCTTACTAAAATCGTTGCTTTCTACTTCTTGTCAGAAAATAATATACCTACTTACTTGTTTTTCTTGCAAAATAACTTTCTGGGTAGCTATATATTTCAGTTCTTTCTAGGTTTGTATTGGGGATATATTTATGCTGAACATCATGGCTTTAGAAAAATAGATTTTTTGATAGCCACTATTGTTTTTAGCTTGGGGTTGATTTTATATGGGTTTTTCTTACTTCGTCACATTAATATTATCTATATGTTAGGTTTCGATATGCTATTTACTCCTTTCTTCTTTTTAGGGATAAAAGCAATATTATTGAAATTAGAAAAAATAGTTAGCTTTCAATGGATTCTCAGTTCTCTTTCAATTTTAGGAATTTATTCTTACCAAATTTATCTTATTCATCAACCGTTATACTTTGTACTTCTACCTAAATTACAAAAAATCATACATCTAAATAGTTATTTAACAATATTTGTTTCTTTATTCATCGCTCTTGGGTTGTTAACAATATATGTTTTGATATTTACTAAATTAGAAAAAATTGTTATAGAAAAACTAGCGAGTGTTTACAAATAA
- the glmM gene encoding phosphoglucosamine mutase translates to MVSSMARTQGYISESVTNVENSWMLNSIPLPTNPLFGTDGIRGKVGELLNAPLALQVGFWAGIVLSSHATHPGPIILGQDSRNSSDMLAMALSAGLTAAGLEVWYLGLCPTPCVAYLASITNAMGGMMISASHNPPEDNGIKIFDGDGGKLSKALQSEIEAGLRGKLSPGFSINSCGRHYSRPELIKEYSQSIQTPLQSGLTLQGMKIVLDLAWGAAVGLAPAVFTEMGAEVICLHNEADGDRINVNCGSTHLDILQAAVKEHQADMGFAFDGDADRVLAVDNTGRPVNGDYILYLWGRHLQQKQQLPDNLIVSTVMANLGFERAWQQLGGKLIRTSVGDQYVQAEMRKTGGMLGGEQSGHILCSHYAMTGDGLLTALHIAAVVKEANLSLGEMVDQSFQTYPQILRNVRVLDRERRLGWENCQPVQQAIAKAEAAMGDNGRILVRASGTEPVIRVMVEAANAELVSHWTNELVSEVQQHLA, encoded by the coding sequence ATGGTTTCATCAATGGCTCGGACTCAAGGCTATATTTCAGAATCAGTGACAAATGTTGAAAATAGTTGGATGTTAAATTCCATACCACTACCAACCAACCCTTTATTCGGTACAGATGGAATTCGGGGGAAAGTGGGAGAATTGCTAAATGCACCTTTAGCCTTACAAGTAGGTTTTTGGGCGGGGATTGTCTTAAGTAGTCATGCCACTCATCCAGGACCGATTATCCTGGGACAAGACTCCCGAAACTCCAGTGATATGTTAGCAATGGCCTTGAGTGCGGGGTTAACCGCTGCCGGTTTAGAAGTGTGGTATTTGGGATTATGTCCCACACCTTGCGTAGCCTATCTAGCCAGCATCACTAATGCCATGGGGGGAATGATGATTTCCGCGAGTCACAATCCCCCAGAAGACAACGGAATTAAAATCTTTGATGGTGATGGTGGTAAGTTATCCAAAGCTCTGCAAAGCGAAATTGAAGCGGGATTACGAGGTAAATTATCCCCAGGTTTTAGTATAAATAGTTGCGGTAGACATTATTCCCGCCCAGAGTTGATTAAAGAATATAGCCAGTCTATTCAAACACCTTTGCAATCTGGACTCACTCTCCAGGGGATGAAGATAGTTTTAGATTTAGCTTGGGGTGCAGCCGTGGGTTTAGCACCAGCGGTATTTACAGAAATGGGTGCGGAAGTTATTTGTTTACATAATGAAGCAGATGGCGATCGCATTAACGTTAATTGTGGTTCTACACATTTAGATATTCTCCAAGCCGCAGTCAAGGAACATCAAGCTGATATGGGTTTTGCCTTTGATGGCGATGCAGATCGGGTTTTAGCTGTGGATAATACGGGCAGACCTGTAAATGGTGATTACATTCTTTACCTTTGGGGTCGCCATTTACAACAAAAACAACAACTCCCAGATAACCTGATAGTTTCCACCGTTATGGCTAATTTAGGCTTTGAAAGAGCTTGGCAACAACTAGGTGGTAAATTAATTCGTACGTCTGTAGGCGATCAATATGTGCAAGCCGAAATGCGGAAAACTGGGGGAATGTTGGGGGGAGAACAATCAGGACATATCCTTTGTAGTCATTATGCCATGACGGGAGATGGCTTATTGACAGCTTTGCATATTGCCGCCGTCGTTAAAGAAGCTAATTTGTCTTTAGGAGAAATGGTAGATCAAAGTTTCCAAACCTACCCCCAAATATTACGGAATGTGCGAGTATTAGATCGTGAACGGCGGTTAGGATGGGAAAATTGTCAACCAGTCCAACAAGCGATCGCTAAAGCCGAAGCCGCAATGGGTGATAATGGCAGAATCCTCGTCCGTGCCTCTGGAACAGAACCCGTAATTAGAGTCATGGTAGAAGCCGCAAATGCTGAACTTGTCAGCCATTGGACAAATGAATTAGTTTCAGAAGTCCAGCAACATTTAGCATAA
- the hpsN gene encoding hormogonium polysaccharide biosynthesis glycosyltransferase HpsN, translating to MNNYPLISVVIPTYRREKLLHDSIIDVLKQDYPHFEVLVVDQTQTHEPETQAFLEEMSAAGKIKLLRLDWASLPGARNYAVRRSQGEIILFIDDDVELNPGFLTAHVKNYLQNPEIGAVAGRVFDRMKLGDSGGELEIEYLPPEAMDPGIAWYHIDLVHTTKPQQVLTARGCNMSFRSEIFTKYGLKFDERFRGSAVREESDFCLRIRKTGYKIWYDPEAHLVHLGEETGGCHDISMRSLNYQITFYHNHFLLGLKNLTFTQALRLYGRLFDCHVLGNPPCYKSGSPIKVLTRGVFYCLGFLKAVGSVIQSIWNDGQIYSRLDQEV from the coding sequence ATGAATAATTATCCTTTAATTTCCGTAGTTATACCTACATACAGAAGAGAAAAATTGCTCCATGATAGCATTATCGATGTTTTAAAACAAGATTATCCACATTTTGAAGTTTTAGTCGTAGACCAAACCCAAACTCACGAACCAGAAACCCAAGCTTTTTTGGAGGAAATGTCAGCAGCAGGTAAAATTAAATTATTGCGTTTGGATTGGGCGAGTTTACCAGGAGCGCGAAATTATGCAGTGAGAAGATCACAGGGTGAAATCATCTTATTTATTGATGATGATGTAGAGTTAAATCCTGGATTTTTAACCGCTCATGTCAAAAATTATTTGCAAAATCCAGAAATAGGTGCTGTTGCTGGTCGGGTATTTGACAGAATGAAATTAGGTGACTCTGGGGGAGAATTGGAAATTGAATATTTACCCCCAGAAGCAATGGACCCTGGAATTGCTTGGTATCACATTGATTTGGTTCATACTACCAAACCCCAACAGGTACTGACAGCGCGGGGTTGTAATATGTCTTTTCGCAGCGAAATTTTTACTAAGTATGGGCTGAAGTTTGATGAGCGGTTTCGCGGTAGCGCCGTGCGGGAAGAATCAGATTTCTGTTTGCGGATCAGAAAAACTGGGTATAAAATTTGGTATGACCCTGAGGCACACTTGGTACATTTAGGGGAAGAGACGGGAGGCTGTCATGATATTAGTATGCGATCGCTAAATTATCAAATCACTTTCTATCACAATCATTTTTTACTGGGGTTGAAAAATCTCACTTTTACCCAGGCTTTACGTCTCTATGGACGTTTATTTGATTGTCACGTTCTGGGGAATCCACCTTGTTATAAAAGTGGTTCTCCAATTAAAGTTCTAACTCGTGGGGTTTTCTATTGTTTAGGTTTTCTTAAAGCTGTGGGTAGTGTGATTCAATCAATCTGGAATGATGGGCAAATTTACAGTCGTTTAGATCAAGAAGTTTAA
- the hpsL gene encoding hormogonium polysaccharide biosynthesis protein HpsL — protein MAKTKRKSQGKKQQSKAETSTLNLKEELAQKRKAAQARKEFTSLISKLLGSGLFLGMLLFFVGGVKAAIPGLLGVVVISLSYKYPRQALFAFVIYVPFSGTIIYYLGNSPILQLAKDAFYVPAAIALWQTCKRQSQPFIVPKAINTTFFILLGCCLLTLVLINGGQQLSASGGDIPLGVGILGFKVFLGYAPLISCVYYLIRNKQDFLLLSRLQIALILICGILGIIQYILLTIGVCKGTVGVSGDALFKASLEARCYFGGALLYTPEQGVIRLPGTFVAPWQWAWFLISSTFFTFATTFSDKSILWRLISLAALALVFVNAVISGQRIALALVPTSFVLLLLLTGQIGNLKKFIPLVGGFALILLIAMAANPTVVQDRMDSFIGRWNAAPPQAFIVDQFEENWKDVETPIGSGLGRATNSARVMGKTKLVETYYPKVLYEVGIIGMLAFLAFVTSITIAAFKAHRSMKSRELRTYGASMWVFILFISYNTYYYPLDVDPVAVYYWLSAGIAFKLPAIDKQQNAEQIEVKSTGKKGRIKK, from the coding sequence ATGGCAAAAACAAAACGGAAATCCCAGGGAAAAAAACAGCAGTCAAAAGCCGAGACTTCCACCCTCAACCTGAAAGAAGAGTTAGCCCAAAAGCGTAAAGCCGCCCAAGCCCGTAAAGAATTTACCAGCTTAATCAGTAAGCTTTTAGGAAGCGGTTTATTCTTAGGAATGCTGCTGTTTTTCGTCGGGGGAGTGAAAGCAGCAATTCCAGGCTTATTAGGCGTTGTGGTGATATCCCTTTCCTACAAATATCCCCGCCAAGCTCTATTTGCCTTCGTCATATACGTACCTTTTTCTGGGACAATTATTTACTACTTGGGTAACAGCCCCATACTGCAATTAGCTAAAGATGCTTTTTATGTGCCAGCAGCGATCGCATTGTGGCAAACTTGCAAAAGGCAAAGTCAACCCTTCATAGTTCCTAAAGCCATTAACACCACATTCTTTATTCTCTTAGGCTGCTGTTTACTAACCCTGGTATTGATTAATGGTGGACAGCAGTTAAGTGCATCTGGCGGTGACATACCTCTAGGGGTAGGAATTCTGGGATTTAAAGTGTTCTTAGGATATGCACCCTTAATTAGTTGTGTCTACTATTTAATTCGCAATAAGCAAGATTTTTTGTTGTTATCGCGGCTTCAAATAGCCCTGATTCTCATCTGCGGTATCTTGGGAATTATCCAATATATCCTGCTCACAATAGGAGTATGTAAAGGAACTGTAGGTGTATCAGGAGATGCATTATTTAAAGCATCACTAGAAGCTCGATGCTATTTTGGTGGAGCATTATTATATACTCCTGAACAAGGTGTAATTCGCTTGCCAGGAACCTTTGTCGCCCCTTGGCAATGGGCATGGTTCTTAATCTCTAGTACCTTTTTTACCTTTGCCACCACTTTTAGTGACAAATCTATTCTTTGGCGGTTGATAAGTTTAGCGGCTCTGGCATTAGTGTTTGTGAACGCAGTTATCTCTGGACAGAGAATTGCCTTAGCTTTAGTACCAACCTCCTTTGTACTTTTACTATTGTTGACTGGTCAAATTGGCAACCTTAAAAAGTTTATTCCACTAGTAGGAGGCTTTGCACTGATTTTATTAATTGCAATGGCAGCTAACCCCACTGTTGTCCAAGACAGAATGGATAGTTTCATCGGTCGCTGGAATGCAGCACCACCTCAAGCATTTATTGTTGATCAATTTGAAGAGAACTGGAAAGATGTTGAGACTCCTATCGGTAGTGGTTTAGGCCGAGCCACCAACTCTGCTCGTGTCATGGGTAAAACTAAGTTAGTGGAAACCTACTACCCCAAAGTACTCTATGAAGTGGGAATTATCGGTATGCTGGCTTTCCTAGCCTTTGTTACCAGTATAACAATTGCGGCTTTTAAGGCACATCGCTCAATGAAAAGCCGTGAATTAAGGACTTACGGTGCCAGTATGTGGGTGTTTATACTATTCATTAGCTATAACACTTATTACTACCCCCTAGATGTCGATCCAGTTGCTGTCTATTATTGGTTATCTGCGGGAATAGCATTTAAATTACCAGCAATCGATAAACAACAAAATGCAGAACAGATAGAAGTCAAATCAACAGGCAAAAAAGGCAGAATTAAAAAATAA